One Lycium barbarum isolate Lr01 chromosome 5, ASM1917538v2, whole genome shotgun sequence genomic window carries:
- the LOC132640929 gene encoding uncharacterized protein LOC132640929, protein MVGGGNRKDEQLVISNNNVFAALGTLRKKKSKSDKDSKGKSAASSSRNGKQADKDPEPVFWAPAPLTVKSWADVDDEDDDDYYATAAPPQAVWGADTTANHDKAKQTAVTTLEESESEEEGLDEADDDNEEEHEQEPDVPEEKEPIVKKPAENVAPKESERQLSKKELKKKELAELEAMLAEFGLNKVESNDDSQGAAQDKVEKPNGEMAKKDDNAPGESKSAKKKKKKDKSTKESKEQHDQSNGVGLGNGTNETVATEKGEDAPTVAAKDKIKKMASVKKKKSSKEVDAAAKAVASEAAARTARLAAAKKKEKNHYNQQPLR, encoded by the exons ATGGTGGGAGGTGGAAACAGGAAGGATGAACAGTTGGTGATAAGCAACAATAACGTTTTTGCGGCTCTTGGAACACTAAGGAAGAAGAAGAGTAAGTCTGATAAGGATTCTAAAGGGAAGAGCGCTGCTTCATCTTCTAGAAATGGGAAGCAGGCAGACAAGGATCCTGAGCCTGTTTTCTGGGCTCCAGCACCATTGACTGTTAAATCGTGGGCAGATGTTGATGacgaagatgatgatgattactATGCTACTGCAGCTCCGCCCCAAGCTGTTTGGGGAGCTGATACAACTGCTAATCATGACAAGGCAAAGCAAACTGCTGTAACTACACTCGAG GAAAGTGAAAGTGAAGAAGAAGGCCTTGATGAAGCTGATGATGATAACGAGGAAGAACACGAGCAGGAACCTGATGTACCAGAGGAAAAGGAGCCAATTGTTAAGAAGCCTGCAGAAAATGTGGCACCCAAAGAGTCGGAAAGGCAGCTTTCAAAGAAGGAACTTAAGAAAAAGGAACTTGCCGAGCTTGAAGCTATGCTTGCTGAATTTGGATTAAACAAAGTTGAGAGCAATGATGATTCACAAG GTGCTGCTCAGGATAAGGTGGAAAAACCAAATGGAGAGATGGCTAAGAAGGATGATAATGCTCCTGGGGAGAGCAAGAgtgcaaagaagaagaagaagaaggacaaATCAACAAAGGAGTCTAAAGAGCAGCATGATCAATCCAATGGTGTTGGGCTTGGAAATGGGACAAATGAAACAGTGGCAACCGAGAAGGGAGAAGATGCACCTACTGTTGCTGCGAAGGACAAGATAAAGAAAATGGCATCTGTTAAGAAGAAAAAATCAAGCAAGGAGGTAGATGCTGCTGCCAAAGCTGTGGCTAGTGAGGCTGCCGCAAGGACTGCAAGGCTAGCTGCTGCAAAGAAAAAGGAGAAGAACCATTACAACCAGCAACCCCTGCGGTGA